The Pseudomonas eucalypticola genome has a window encoding:
- a CDS encoding alpha/beta hydrolase, whose translation MTLNTYLEAFLDLAAMNPDNRPFHQLSPTQARETFELASQRMRWSVPTHLAVHDHRLATRDGAALTVREYRQPSQAGQTLPVIAYFHGGGYVVGSLDSHDGVCRELAARTGCAVLGVGYRLAPEHRFPTAFEDGEDMLLWLCEHGSPLGLDASTVIIAGDSAGATLAAALAIRAVQQPFFGLGLKGQLLCYPVTDASGKRSSHTVFGEGYLLEDETLDWFYGHYARTDADREDWRFSPLLAESLEGVAPAIVLLAGLDPLLDEGRAYAERLRSAGVDVQCLLEPGLTHDLLRLVSIVPQVTQVYDQLVAGVGQWLPGVPR comes from the coding sequence ATCACGTTGAATACTTATCTGGAAGCGTTTCTGGACCTGGCGGCCATGAACCCGGACAACCGGCCTTTCCATCAATTGTCTCCTACCCAGGCGCGGGAAACGTTTGAACTGGCTTCGCAGCGTATGCGCTGGTCCGTACCCACCCACCTGGCGGTTCATGATCACCGGCTGGCCACACGCGATGGCGCGGCATTGACTGTGCGGGAATACCGGCAACCCTCGCAGGCAGGTCAAACCCTGCCCGTGATTGCTTATTTTCACGGTGGGGGCTATGTGGTGGGAAGCCTGGATTCCCATGACGGCGTCTGTCGCGAGCTGGCTGCGCGTACCGGTTGTGCCGTGCTTGGCGTCGGCTACCGGTTGGCACCGGAACATCGCTTTCCCACGGCATTCGAGGACGGCGAGGACATGCTGCTGTGGCTGTGCGAGCACGGATCCCCCCTGGGCCTCGACGCCTCGACGGTGATCATTGCAGGCGACAGTGCGGGAGCAACCCTGGCCGCGGCCTTGGCCATCAGGGCGGTGCAGCAGCCATTCTTCGGTCTTGGGCTGAAAGGCCAATTGTTGTGTTATCCGGTCACCGACGCCAGTGGCAAGCGCTCTTCCCACACGGTTTTTGGCGAAGGCTATTTACTGGAAGATGAAACGCTTGACTGGTTCTATGGCCACTATGCCCGTACCGATGCGGACCGCGAGGACTGGCGTTTTTCGCCTCTGCTTGCCGAATCACTGGAGGGTGTGGCACCTGCCATCGTATTGCTCGCCGGGCTGGACCCTCTGTTGGACGAGGGCCGTGCTTACGCGGAACGGCTGCGAAGCGCGGGGGTCGATGTGCAGTGCCTGCTGGAGCCGGGGCTTACTCATGACCTGCTTCGGCTAGTGTCTATCGTGCCCCAGGTAACGCAGGTTTACGATCAGCTCGTCGCCGGCGTAGGCCAATGGCTACCCGGCGTACCCAGGTAG
- a CDS encoding non-ribosomal peptide synthetase, translated as MSTDVALNIAKRFVTLPLAKRRVYLEKMHAENISPANLPIPAVKALYERIPLSYAQQRQWFLWQLEPQGCAYNMPTALRLKGSLNVDALRDSFRALIERHQTLRTTFGQAEEQWVQIIHPVGEFALRVESAQWREEDSIGPQLKQWVEAEVHQPFDLENEWPLRVKLLSLGPDDHVLLLTLHHIVTDGWSMQVMVDELIQFYAHFHAGASLNLPDLHVQYADYAIWQRHWMEAGEQERQLAYWQSVLGSEHPVLELPTDRPRPVMQSFTGASLGFDLPQDLGAALKHCAHQQGVTLFTLLLASFQTLLHRYSGQDEIRVGVPIANRNRVETERLIGFFVNTQVLKAEFDPHTTFSGLLTQVANTVLAAQAYQELPFEQLVEALHPERSLSHSPLFQVMYNHQTQAQATRRSLPGLSVEGITWERQTAQFDLTLNTLERTDGLGIEFNYATAMFDKASIERMAEHWCQLLRAIAEQPQQRIEELSMLNESEQRLMIEQWNRTAAPYPNAHSVHGLIQAQVGRAPDATALLFGEHRLSYLQLNQRANRLAHALRTRGVGPDVLVGIAMERSMEMVVGLLAILKAGGAYVPFDPEYPRDRLAYMMQDSGIGLLLTQAGLVDQLPIPDLVESLVVEADGRGLEPYSDADPEELNVGAHLAYVIYTSGSTGKPKGAGNSHQALVNRLWWMQNAYGLDASDTVLQKTPFSFDVSVWEFFWPLLTGARLVLAQPGDHRDPERLVEIICARNVTTLHFVPSMLQAFMGTEHVERCSSITRLICSGEALPADLSEQVLKRLPASGLYNLYGPTEAAIDVTHWTCQPHVKGSVPIGVPIDNLKAHILSRCLLPVPQGVSAELYLGGTGLARGYHRRPALTAERFVPDPYDQSEQGGGRLYRTGDLARYRTGGVIDYAGRLDHQVKIRGLRIELGEIETKLLEYPGIRETVVIDIDGVNGKQLAAYLVADKPDAIVQDELRAHLKVSLPDFMVPTYLIEVEALALTPNGKLDRKALPKPDVTQRQHVYVAPQGELQERLAAIWATVLKLQQVGITDNFFELGGDSIISIQVVSRARREGIRFTPKQLFQHQTVQGLAAVAEYGANASPASDHGVCSGPVKLLPAQLACLERSDNRELYQLLTPRQPLHAGHLQQALEVVVQHHDALRSTFREPGSAWIRTQAEQQSAWDEAPLLWRAELEGEPELAALHQELVQSLDCHQGHVTRAALASLADGTQRLLWVAHPLVIDAASWPILLQDLERVYTLLCAGHPVRLATKTHSVAALAEGLQRGATDEGLQAILASLSAEWAGVTTDLPELDEGDSSLQTPEGRVLVQLGREHTDALLNKAPLAYRAQVEDLLLSALTPVLARWTGGERVAVLLQGDHRNARLEGVDLHRTVGALTCQYPAALSGHSDLGASIKGIKEQVSAARERGVGLAALRYLGSEPARRALEALPVPSISFSYQPPLDCALFEAVNAVTLSTAAVSVHAQVQAGQLRFDWVFNHSNLAKARVQQLADDTLRALQQVVAHCMAPEAGGVTPSDFPLCALSQAQLDSLPVPAAQIEDIYPLSPTQKGMLFHSIEDAGDGLYINQVSLPIKGLKVAEFTQAWAAVIARHAMLRTSFHWAGLDEPVQVVHTQAQMPLRQVDLQAQGNAQGAVQDLARQEVLAGFDMAKAPLHRMLLVQLDPATYQMVWTSHHLLMDGWSKSRLFAEIMQHYSGHPVTADTGSYRDFIAWLQAQDKTRQESFWRASLANSEVTSLSQAIHPRHVSVQGGHHALYTRRDNTWTARLQQYCRQLRITPNTLVQGAWLLLLQRYTGKRTVTFGATVAGRPEGLAHSDTMLGLFINTLPVSQTLDPQARLQDWLRDLQAYNLELRNWSHTPLNEVQRWSAAPGQKLFDSIIVFENYPIDEGLREAPEAGVQFGDSNEVGVTNFPMDLAVHLNDTLMIEYLYLRDSFSEAAVDGIRETMEAALEAMLREPDALLGNLDYLPAAQRQATLHWGAQPHTSYRDELLPDLIGEQAVLRPTATAVVCGTERISYAQLDLRSTKLAHALRSRGAAPEIIVGVALQRSVELVVTLLAVMKAGAAYVPLDLDYPRERLAWMMEDSGMSLLVTRPGFAENLPAHDHLGVLTPDAEPSQAEPRLAGKRLDERNLAYLIYTSGSTGKPKGVAVTHGPLSRHCQAITHLYEMGPQTRELHFMSFAFDGAQERCLSVLASGGTLVVRERDLWTAEQTLEALWQHEITIACFPPAYLKQLAETVHSRGLKPPPVHIYCFGGDAVPEQSFEQVKAALKPRFFTNGYGPTETVVTPLLWKVPAHSHCQAAYAPIGRAVGLRSLAVVDDELNPLALEFSGELMIGGDGIARGYHGRPALTAERFVPDPQGQGTRMYRSGDLVRRRPDGVVEYVGRMDHQVKIRGFRIELGEVEACLRAQSGVRDAVVVVREGPLGKQLIGYVVGAQQSLAELKRALADVLPDYMVPSHLVEMAALPLTPNGKLDRIRLPEPELADSQYVAPRNEREGILLQIWQNVLQAEQLGVTDNFFEHGGDSILSLQVVSQARNHPQLQMDLKLRDLLRYQTVEAIVANADAQLPGSVPARTQAVEGTFNLAPIQAWMFAQSLPEPAHFNQALLLTPQEPLDLKAVEYALRCVEQHHDALRLQFHQREGGWVQSYAETRGEEQDRLTSRAVGDATQITVLANEVHRSFDLAEAPLWRAVHIQLPDGQERLLLVLHHLLMDGVSWRILLEDLQAAYQACRQSREALLPARTSSYQTWAQRLQTEAGRIEQQQAQWWMEQVSHEGAPLPCANPRGRNEISQQIVAQRHLSPDQTALLLKHAPMANRSQVSEVLLTALARTLCRLSAQTAVTIQLEGHGREDLFEGVDVSRTLGWFNSLFPVRLVPGLEGEAGAALLAVQRQLAAVPDNGLGYGVLRYMGSPEVRKCLHESPQPKVTFNYLGLFDAGAQDHALFSSTAEDSGDSVHPQARLVNDLQIVAQVHDGVLSVRCIYSKRRYRAETVDAMMTLLVSELHVLIDHCVAVSRLR; from the coding sequence ATGAGTACCGATGTCGCGCTGAATATCGCCAAGCGGTTCGTGACCCTGCCGCTTGCCAAGCGCAGGGTGTACCTGGAAAAAATGCACGCCGAGAATATTTCGCCGGCCAATTTGCCGATCCCGGCGGTGAAAGCGCTTTATGAGCGCATTCCCCTGTCCTATGCCCAGCAGCGCCAATGGTTTCTCTGGCAGTTGGAGCCGCAAGGCTGCGCCTACAACATGCCCACTGCGCTCAGGCTGAAAGGGTCGTTGAATGTTGATGCGCTGCGGGACAGTTTCCGGGCACTCATAGAGCGCCACCAGACATTGCGCACTACCTTCGGGCAGGCCGAAGAGCAGTGGGTGCAGATCATTCACCCCGTCGGTGAATTTGCCCTGCGCGTCGAATCCGCCCAGTGGCGCGAGGAGGACAGCATTGGGCCGCAACTCAAGCAGTGGGTGGAGGCGGAGGTACACCAACCCTTTGACCTGGAGAACGAATGGCCGCTTCGGGTAAAGCTGCTGAGCCTGGGGCCTGATGACCATGTGTTGCTATTGACACTGCACCACATCGTCACCGATGGCTGGTCCATGCAGGTCATGGTCGATGAGCTTATCCAGTTCTACGCCCATTTCCATGCAGGCGCTTCGTTGAACCTCCCGGACTTGCACGTTCAATACGCTGATTACGCCATCTGGCAGCGGCACTGGATGGAGGCCGGGGAGCAGGAGCGCCAACTCGCCTATTGGCAATCGGTGCTGGGCAGTGAGCACCCGGTGCTGGAGTTGCCAACCGATCGACCCCGCCCGGTCATGCAAAGCTTTACCGGTGCCAGCCTGGGTTTTGACCTTCCCCAGGACCTGGGCGCGGCCCTGAAACACTGCGCCCACCAGCAAGGTGTAACGTTATTCACCCTGTTGCTGGCCAGTTTCCAGACGCTGCTGCACCGCTATTCCGGGCAGGATGAGATTCGCGTTGGCGTGCCTATCGCCAACCGCAACCGCGTCGAGACCGAGCGCTTGATTGGCTTCTTTGTCAATACTCAAGTGTTGAAAGCCGAATTTGATCCCCACACCACCTTCAGCGGCTTGCTTACGCAGGTCGCGAACACGGTGCTGGCTGCGCAAGCGTACCAGGAATTGCCGTTCGAACAATTGGTGGAGGCTCTGCATCCGGAACGCAGTCTCAGCCACAGCCCTTTGTTTCAGGTCATGTACAACCACCAGACGCAGGCTCAAGCCACGCGCCGCAGCTTGCCCGGGTTATCGGTGGAAGGCATCACATGGGAGCGCCAAACGGCGCAGTTCGACCTGACCCTCAACACATTGGAGCGCACCGACGGTCTGGGCATCGAGTTCAATTACGCCACCGCGATGTTCGACAAGGCTTCCATCGAGCGCATGGCCGAGCACTGGTGTCAGTTGTTGCGAGCCATCGCCGAGCAGCCTCAGCAGCGGATCGAAGAGCTCTCGATGCTGAACGAGTCGGAGCAGCGCCTGATGATCGAGCAGTGGAACCGTACCGCTGCTCCGTACCCGAATGCACACAGCGTCCACGGCTTGATCCAGGCACAGGTGGGTAGAGCACCGGATGCCACTGCCTTGCTGTTTGGCGAGCACCGGTTGAGTTACCTTCAGTTGAACCAGCGCGCCAATCGACTCGCGCACGCCTTGCGAACTCGGGGTGTCGGGCCGGATGTGCTGGTGGGGATCGCCATGGAGCGGTCAATGGAAATGGTCGTCGGGCTGTTGGCAATTCTGAAGGCCGGTGGGGCTTATGTTCCGTTCGACCCGGAATACCCGCGCGATCGACTGGCGTACATGATGCAGGACAGTGGTATCGGCCTGTTGTTGACCCAGGCTGGCTTAGTGGACCAACTGCCGATTCCCGACCTGGTGGAGAGCCTGGTCGTAGAGGCAGATGGCCGCGGGTTGGAACCTTATAGCGATGCTGATCCCGAAGAGCTGAACGTTGGGGCGCACCTGGCGTATGTGATCTACACCTCCGGTTCAACCGGCAAGCCTAAAGGGGCCGGCAACTCGCACCAGGCGCTGGTCAATCGGCTGTGGTGGATGCAAAACGCCTACGGGCTGGACGCCAGCGACACGGTCTTGCAGAAAACCCCTTTCAGCTTCGATGTGTCGGTCTGGGAGTTCTTCTGGCCGCTATTGACAGGCGCCCGACTGGTGCTGGCCCAGCCAGGCGATCATCGTGACCCCGAACGCCTGGTTGAAATCATTTGCGCTCGCAATGTTACGACGCTGCACTTTGTGCCTTCCATGCTCCAGGCATTCATGGGCACTGAGCATGTGGAGCGATGCAGCAGCATCACGCGGCTGATCTGCAGCGGTGAAGCGTTGCCGGCGGATCTGTCCGAACAAGTTCTGAAGCGCCTGCCCGCGAGTGGTTTGTACAACCTGTATGGTCCGACGGAAGCCGCCATCGATGTGACTCACTGGACCTGTCAGCCCCATGTCAAGGGTAGCGTGCCGATCGGGGTACCCATCGATAACCTGAAGGCTCATATTCTCAGTCGCTGTCTGTTGCCGGTTCCCCAGGGGGTATCGGCCGAGTTGTACCTGGGCGGTACTGGCCTGGCGCGGGGCTATCACCGGCGGCCAGCGTTGACTGCCGAACGTTTCGTTCCGGACCCTTATGACCAGAGTGAGCAGGGTGGTGGCCGGCTGTATCGTACCGGCGATCTGGCACGGTATCGGACGGGGGGCGTGATCGACTACGCCGGACGTCTCGATCACCAGGTCAAGATCCGCGGGTTGCGAATCGAATTGGGCGAGATCGAAACCAAGTTGCTGGAATACCCCGGTATCCGAGAAACCGTGGTGATTGATATCGATGGCGTCAACGGCAAGCAATTGGCAGCTTACCTCGTGGCCGATAAACCCGATGCAATCGTGCAAGACGAACTGCGCGCGCACCTGAAGGTGTCGTTACCGGACTTCATGGTGCCCACCTACTTGATCGAGGTCGAGGCACTTGCGCTGACACCCAACGGCAAACTGGACCGAAAAGCCCTGCCCAAGCCCGATGTCACACAGCGTCAGCACGTCTATGTCGCGCCGCAGGGCGAGCTGCAAGAGCGCCTCGCGGCCATATGGGCGACCGTGTTGAAGCTCCAGCAAGTCGGCATTACCGATAATTTCTTCGAGCTGGGTGGCGACTCGATCATTTCGATTCAGGTCGTCAGTCGGGCGCGACGCGAGGGAATTCGCTTTACCCCCAAACAGCTGTTCCAGCACCAGACCGTGCAAGGGCTGGCCGCGGTCGCCGAATACGGGGCAAATGCCTCGCCGGCCAGCGATCATGGGGTATGCAGCGGGCCGGTGAAGCTGCTGCCGGCTCAGCTTGCCTGCCTTGAACGCTCGGATAACCGTGAACTCTACCAGTTGCTCACACCACGACAACCGTTGCATGCCGGGCACTTGCAACAGGCCCTTGAAGTGGTGGTACAGCACCATGATGCGTTGCGGTCAACCTTCAGGGAACCAGGCAGCGCCTGGATTCGTACCCAAGCTGAACAGCAAAGTGCCTGGGACGAAGCCCCGCTCCTCTGGCGTGCCGAACTGGAGGGGGAGCCTGAGCTGGCCGCATTGCATCAGGAACTGGTGCAAAGCCTCGATTGCCACCAGGGGCACGTCACTCGTGCCGCGCTGGCAAGCTTGGCCGATGGTACACAACGCTTGCTGTGGGTCGCTCATCCACTGGTCATTGATGCCGCATCCTGGCCTATCCTGCTTCAGGACCTGGAGAGGGTCTATACGCTGCTATGTGCTGGCCACCCGGTCCGACTGGCGACAAAGACTCATTCGGTTGCCGCGCTGGCCGAGGGTCTGCAACGAGGCGCGACGGACGAAGGTCTGCAGGCCATATTGGCATCACTATCGGCCGAATGGGCGGGGGTCACCACCGACCTGCCCGAGCTCGACGAAGGCGACTCGAGCCTGCAAACGCCGGAAGGGCGGGTGCTCGTGCAGCTGGGGCGGGAGCACACCGATGCGTTACTGAACAAGGCCCCGCTGGCCTACCGAGCTCAGGTCGAGGACCTGCTGCTGAGTGCGTTGACCCCGGTCCTTGCCCGCTGGACAGGCGGCGAACGGGTGGCGGTGCTATTGCAGGGTGATCACCGTAATGCCCGTCTGGAAGGTGTCGATCTGCATCGTACAGTGGGCGCTCTGACCTGCCAGTACCCGGCTGCGTTGAGCGGACACTCAGACCTCGGTGCCTCGATCAAGGGCATCAAGGAACAGGTGAGTGCGGCGCGTGAAAGAGGTGTAGGCCTGGCCGCGCTGCGTTATCTGGGTAGCGAGCCGGCGCGGCGTGCTCTCGAAGCGTTACCGGTACCCTCAATCTCTTTCAGTTACCAACCGCCCTTGGATTGTGCCTTGTTCGAAGCCGTCAATGCGGTGACCTTGTCCACCGCAGCGGTGTCTGTTCACGCACAGGTACAGGCGGGCCAGTTGCGGTTCGATTGGGTATTCAACCACTCGAACCTTGCCAAGGCGCGCGTTCAGCAACTGGCCGATGACACCCTGCGGGCCTTGCAGCAAGTGGTCGCACATTGCATGGCGCCAGAGGCGGGAGGTGTAACCCCATCCGATTTCCCGCTGTGTGCGTTGAGCCAGGCCCAACTGGACAGCCTCCCTGTGCCTGCCGCGCAGATCGAAGATATATACCCATTATCGCCGACGCAGAAGGGGATGCTTTTTCACTCGATCGAAGACGCCGGTGACGGGTTGTACATCAACCAGGTCAGCCTGCCGATCAAGGGGTTGAAGGTAGCGGAGTTTACCCAGGCGTGGGCGGCTGTCATCGCCCGCCACGCAATGTTGCGCACAAGTTTTCACTGGGCCGGTCTGGATGAGCCAGTACAGGTGGTACACACACAGGCGCAGATGCCCCTGCGTCAGGTTGACTTGCAGGCACAAGGGAATGCGCAGGGAGCGGTACAGGACCTTGCCCGGCAGGAGGTGCTGGCGGGTTTCGACATGGCCAAGGCTCCGCTGCACCGCATGCTATTGGTGCAGCTTGATCCTGCGACCTACCAAATGGTGTGGACCAGCCACCACTTGTTGATGGATGGCTGGAGTAAGTCCAGGCTGTTCGCCGAAATCATGCAACATTATTCCGGTCATCCTGTCACCGCTGACACAGGAAGCTACCGGGACTTCATCGCCTGGCTACAGGCACAGGACAAAACACGTCAAGAATCCTTCTGGCGCGCCAGCCTGGCCAACAGTGAGGTTACCTCGCTGAGCCAGGCGATCCATCCCCGTCACGTTTCGGTGCAAGGCGGCCACCACGCTCTGTATACGCGCCGGGACAACACCTGGACGGCGCGTCTTCAGCAGTACTGCCGCCAGTTGCGCATCACGCCCAATACCCTCGTGCAAGGCGCATGGTTGCTGTTGTTACAGCGTTATACCGGCAAACGCACGGTCACATTCGGGGCCACCGTGGCGGGCCGTCCGGAGGGGCTTGCCCACTCGGATACGATGCTTGGGCTGTTCATCAACACGCTACCCGTTTCCCAGACGCTGGATCCTCAGGCTCGGCTGCAGGACTGGCTCCGGGACCTGCAGGCCTACAACCTGGAGTTGCGCAACTGGTCTCATACCCCGCTCAACGAGGTTCAGCGCTGGTCGGCGGCGCCGGGCCAGAAGTTGTTCGATAGCATCATCGTCTTTGAAAACTACCCTATCGACGAAGGGTTACGTGAAGCGCCCGAAGCGGGTGTCCAGTTCGGTGACTCCAACGAGGTGGGGGTGACCAACTTTCCGATGGACCTTGCTGTGCATTTGAACGACACCCTGATGATCGAGTACCTCTATCTACGGGACAGCTTCAGTGAAGCTGCGGTGGACGGAATCAGGGAGACGATGGAGGCCGCGCTGGAAGCCATGCTGCGTGAGCCTGACGCATTATTGGGCAACCTTGATTACCTGCCCGCGGCACAACGCCAGGCTACCCTGCACTGGGGGGCGCAGCCTCACACGAGCTACCGCGACGAGTTGCTACCCGACTTGATTGGCGAACAGGCCGTGCTGCGACCCACGGCGACCGCAGTCGTTTGCGGGACTGAGCGGATCAGCTACGCGCAGTTGGATCTGCGCTCAACGAAGTTGGCCCATGCCCTTCGCTCACGCGGGGCTGCCCCGGAAATCATTGTTGGGGTGGCCTTGCAGCGCTCGGTCGAACTGGTGGTCACGCTTCTGGCTGTCATGAAAGCAGGAGCGGCCTATGTACCGCTGGATCTGGACTACCCACGTGAGCGTCTGGCCTGGATGATGGAAGATTCGGGCATGTCTCTGCTGGTTACCCGCCCGGGGTTTGCCGAAAATTTGCCGGCGCATGACCACTTGGGTGTGTTGACCCCAGATGCCGAACCGAGCCAGGCCGAGCCACGCCTGGCGGGCAAGCGCCTGGATGAGCGAAACCTGGCCTATCTGATTTATACCTCTGGTTCTACCGGCAAGCCCAAAGGCGTCGCGGTGACGCATGGGCCGCTGAGTCGACATTGCCAGGCAATCACGCACCTCTACGAAATGGGACCGCAAACCCGCGAGCTACACTTCATGTCTTTTGCCTTTGACGGTGCGCAGGAGCGGTGCTTGAGCGTACTGGCCAGTGGCGGCACGTTGGTTGTGCGTGAGAGGGATCTGTGGACCGCCGAGCAAACCCTGGAGGCTCTCTGGCAGCACGAAATCACCATCGCCTGCTTTCCACCGGCCTACCTCAAGCAACTGGCCGAAACAGTGCACAGCCGCGGGCTCAAGCCGCCGCCTGTGCACATTTACTGCTTCGGCGGCGATGCTGTGCCCGAGCAGAGTTTCGAGCAGGTCAAGGCTGCACTCAAACCTCGGTTTTTCACCAACGGCTATGGGCCCACTGAAACCGTGGTCACGCCGTTGCTATGGAAAGTACCGGCTCACAGTCATTGCCAGGCGGCCTATGCGCCCATCGGTCGTGCGGTGGGCCTGCGTTCCCTGGCGGTCGTGGACGATGAACTCAACCCCCTGGCCTTGGAATTCTCCGGTGAATTGATGATTGGCGGCGACGGTATAGCGCGTGGTTATCATGGGCGCCCTGCGCTGACCGCTGAGCGGTTTGTGCCTGACCCGCAGGGTCAAGGCACCCGGATGTACCGCAGTGGCGACCTGGTAAGACGCCGTCCCGATGGGGTCGTGGAATATGTCGGTCGGATGGATCATCAAGTGAAGATCCGCGGTTTCCGTATCGAACTGGGGGAAGTCGAGGCATGCCTGCGGGCACAGTCAGGCGTGCGAGATGCGGTGGTAGTGGTACGCGAGGGGCCCTTGGGCAAGCAATTGATCGGGTACGTGGTTGGGGCGCAGCAGTCGCTGGCCGAACTCAAACGCGCGCTTGCCGATGTGCTGCCCGACTACATGGTGCCTTCGCATCTGGTAGAAATGGCCGCTTTGCCACTGACACCCAATGGCAAGCTCGATCGAATTCGCCTGCCCGAACCTGAACTCGCCGACAGCCAATACGTGGCACCGCGCAACGAGCGCGAAGGGATACTGCTACAGATCTGGCAGAATGTCCTGCAGGCCGAGCAACTGGGCGTTACCGACAACTTCTTCGAGCACGGCGGCGACTCGATATTGAGCCTGCAAGTCGTTTCACAGGCTCGCAATCACCCGCAGTTGCAGATGGACCTCAAGCTGCGTGACCTGCTGCGTTACCAGACGGTTGAAGCGATTGTCGCCAACGCTGATGCGCAACTACCGGGTAGCGTGCCGGCCCGTACGCAGGCGGTCGAGGGCACGTTCAACCTGGCTCCCATCCAGGCATGGATGTTCGCGCAAAGCCTTCCCGAGCCGGCGCATTTCAACCAGGCCCTGTTGCTCACGCCGCAGGAGCCGTTGGACCTGAAGGCGGTGGAATATGCGTTGCGATGTGTCGAGCAGCATCATGACGCATTGCGCCTGCAATTTCATCAACGAGAGGGGGGCTGGGTACAGTCTTATGCAGAGACCAGGGGTGAGGAGCAAGATCGCCTGACGTCGCGCGCCGTCGGCGATGCAACGCAAATAACCGTTTTGGCCAATGAGGTGCACCGCAGTTTCGACCTGGCTGAGGCGCCCCTATGGCGGGCCGTGCATATTCAACTGCCGGACGGGCAGGAGCGGTTGTTGCTGGTGCTGCACCATTTGCTCATGGATGGTGTTTCATGGCGCATTCTGCTGGAGGATTTGCAGGCGGCGTATCAGGCTTGCCGCCAGTCCCGGGAGGCATTGTTGCCAGCCCGTACCAGCAGTTACCAGACATGGGCGCAGCGCCTGCAAACCGAGGCCGGGCGCATCGAGCAACAACAGGCACAGTGGTGGATGGAGCAGGTGAGCCACGAAGGCGCGCCACTGCCCTGCGCCAACCCACGCGGGCGCAACGAGATCAGTCAACAGATCGTTGCCCAGCGCCACCTTTCGCCAGATCAGACTGCTCTGTTGCTCAAGCACGCGCCGATGGCCAACCGCAGTCAAGTCAGCGAGGTGTTACTGACGGCGCTGGCCCGCACCCTGTGTCGGTTGAGCGCGCAAACGGCAGTAACGATCCAGCTAGAAGGGCACGGTCGTGAAGACCTGTTTGAGGGCGTGGATGTCTCGCGTACGTTGGGCTGGTTCAACAGCCTTTTCCCGGTCCGCTTGGTACCCGGCCTCGAAGGGGAGGCGGGCGCTGCGCTTCTCGCTGTTCAGCGGCAGTTGGCAGCGGTACCGGACAATGGCCTGGGCTACGGCGTATTGCGCTACATGGGCAGCCCTGAAGTCCGCAAGTGCCTGCATGAGTCGCCGCAGCCCAAGGTGACGTTCAACTATCTCGGCCTGTTCGACGCTGGGGCGCAGGACCATGCATTGTTCAGCTCAACCGCCGAAGACTCGGGGGATAGCGTTCATCCACAAGCGCGCCTGGTCAATGACCTGCAGATTGTGGCGCAGGTCCACGACGGTGTGTTGTCGGTACGTTGCATCTACAGCAAACGTCGCTATCGAGCCGAAACAGTCGACGCGATGATGACGCTCCTGGTGAGCGAATTGCACGTTCTGATCGACCATTGTGTGGCCGTCTCCCGCCTTCGCTAA